From the Candidatus Poribacteria bacterium genome, the window GCCAATCATCCTGTCGGATTGGCGGGATTTCTGTTTGTGGCAGAACGACCTCATCAATCTCAGTTTTTGTGCCTTCAATCAGATTGGAGTCTATCGCTTCTTTTATAATGCTCATCGGAATCGAAAAATTGACATCCGGTACGATTTCTGCATAAGCGTTGAGTTCTCCCAAAAGATTAGCAGCTTGTTCGACCAACTGATTTATTTGGCGGTTTTCCGAAACAAAAGGACAGTTGATGAAAGATGGGCTAAAACTCTTGTATTCTCGCTGCTGTCGGTACACGCCCGCTATAAAGTTTTGCATATTACCGTTTTCGCCTCTTTTTGAAAATAGCAAATTCGCATTGTCATTTTTTCCTATTTTTGATAATCCCAGATTCCATATTATGGCATAGGTTCGAGGGATAGTCAAATTTATTTGATACATGGTGTGAAGTGTGCTATTCTATAAAATGGAAGGTCCGATTATTTTACGGAGGTGTTATCGCATGCTACAGATTGAAATCCACGCGCCTGATCTCGAAAGAGAGGTTAACGCGCTGATTGATTCAGGACTTTATCCAGATTCCCATGCTGTGATGATTGATGCGCTGGAAAACCTGGTCCAAATTAAAAAAGCTTCACGACTTGATGCTGCAATTCAGTCCTATCGGGTAGGCGATGTGACACTCGGTAGAGCTGCTGAGTTAGCTGGGATACACCGCTTTGAGTTTGAAGAGGTTTTAAAGGCAAGAGGTATCGTGAAAGAAGTCGAAGTTGATTCAGTAGAGGCATTAGAAACAGGTATTTCGGACATCAAAAACCTCCATGCATCAAATGAGAGATCTTAGGACTTACCTACTTCCTTATAGTTTTGTTAATTTATATGAGCGAGGTTGGAAAATTTCGCCAGTAGAGGAGCTGTTACGGTGTTGGCGTTATGGTATTACAGACTTCGGTGACAACGGCATCGGGTTCAATGCTTTCGCCTTGTCCCTCGAAGTTGAGGAGGATACGGTGACGGAGTGCGGGGCGCAACACGGCATCAATATCCGAAAAGGCGACGTTGTAACGTTCATCGAGGAGGGCGTTGATTTTGGCGGTGAGGGCTATCGCTTGGACGCTTCGGATACCGGCACCGAGGTGGACATACTGTTTCACGATCTCCGGTGCGTCCTCTGAATCCGGGTGCGTCGCACGGACGAGTCGGATGATGTGGCGTTCGACATGCTCGGCGATGGGGACTTGCGGGACGAGTCGGCGCATTTCGTTGAGTGTTTCGGCATCTGTAACCTTGCCGATGGTGATGTCAGTGCCGGATGTGGTGCGACGCAAGATTTCGACGATCTCGTCTTCGTTTGGGAAGTCGATGAGGAGTTTGAACAGGAACCGATCGAGTTGTGCCTCTGGGAGCGGATAGGTGCCTTCCATCTCCAACGGGTTTTGTGTTGCTAAAACACAGAACGGTTCTTCTAACTTATGGCTGGTGCGTCCGACAGTGACGGTGCGCTCTTGCATCGCCTCAAGGAGCGCGGATTGCGTGCGGGGTGTGGCGCGGTTAATCTCGTCTGCGAGGATCAGTTGCGCGAAGATGGGACCCTGTTGGAATTCAAGCTGCCTTCCGCCGTGTTCGTCTTCTACGAGAAGCGTTGTGCCTGTGATGTCGGAGGGCATCATGTCCGGTGTGAATTGGATACGTTTGTAAGCGAGATTGAGTGCTTCGCTGAGGGTGTGGATCAATTGCGTTTTGCCTAAGCCGGGGATACCTTCAAGGAGCGCGTGTCCATTAGCGAGTAGGCAGAAAAGTACACCTTCAATAATCGCGTCTTGACCGACGATACGTTTTTGGACTTCGGCTTTGACTTTATAGAAAGTTTCGCGGAACTGCTGGATTTGGGTTTCTAAGTTCATGTCTTTTAGGCGAGATTCGATAAAGATATAAGCGCGCTTAGAAAGCGCGCCTACCGGAGGGCGATGTTACCAATTGTCCCTGGTAACGTAGAGCGATCGGTTTTCCATGGGGAGCGTAATGTGCTTGCCCCCAAGGCGATGCGATTCAATCATACCCATGAGAGTCTCTTGACTCCGACGCGCGAGGTGAACAGGTCCTTTGGTCTCGCGGTCTTCGTCGAGTGCCTCGGCGATGTCGGTGATCCCCATGACGGTGCCTGTCGCGCGGGATGTCTCTGGGAACGGTACTTCCTCAAAGAAGGTCCCGTCCTTCTTTCGGAATTGAATCTCCCTACTGTTGTTTTGTATACGGATCTTACCGCCAGTGCCGCAGACCTCGTATTCGGGTCCAGTGCCAGCGGTGTTATAGCCGTGAACCCCGTTGGAATACCGGATGTACCCACAGGCGATACCTGGGTCAACGTTAAGACGGTTGCCATCCCAATCTGAATCTTTGCATATAATCGCGCCTTGTACGAAATCCACCTCCGGATCACCTGCGAGGAAGAGGAGCATATCAGCGGCATGGGTTAAGCCCCAGAGCGCGGAACCCGCTCCGTATTGGGCGATGGAGCATAAGACATCACCGATTTCGCCGGCATCCACGAGCTCACGCACTTTGCGATAGATCGGCATGTAGCGGCGCTGCGTGCCGTAGTTGAATTTGACACCGTGCTTTTGAACGATGTCTACCATGATGTCTGCCTCTTCCATGGCGCAGCAGAGCGGTTTTTCACAATAGATACCCCTGACCCCATTTTCGGCGGCAAAGACGGTCATATCGGCGTGTGGACCGGGACGCGTGGCGATACAGACGATGTCGGGTTTCTCCTTTTCGATCATCTCTTGGTAGTCTGTATAGGCGCGCTCGGCTCCGTAGCGTTGCCTGATGGCTTCGGCTTTCTCGGCAAAGACATCTGAGACAGCGACGAGGTCTGTTCGTTCACAGGCGACAGCGGCGGCTGCGTGCGAGAAGGGTTGCCAAATAAAACTATCGGCTCTGCCCTCGACTTCGTCGTCAATGGTCGCGCCCATCCGTCCGCATCCGATGAGACAGGCTTTGTATGTGCGTGGCATGGTTTTCTCCTTTGAGAGGGGTTAAGTTATACCATTTCTAAGAGATTACATCGCATTGACAGATCGCCTCAAAGACTGCACAGGCTAACAGCCTATGCTACAAAGAGCTCGTTTATTGAAGCATTTTCAATCAGAAATGGTATTAGATAGATTCCAATACTGATATAGTTTTGAATTACGGGACATACGCTTTCCCACGCGTGCGGATTCCTCTGATGATGCATTTACGGTGTTGCTTGTCTATCCTATAGATAACCCAACTTGCTACCTATGTGATTTTAGACGCATGAACACCGTTCTTCAGCCAAAAGCGATCATTTTTGTGAAAAACTGAGTGCATTCCCTGCCATTTTCAGCACGAAGAGGCACAGGCTAACGGTCTCCTATGCTACAAACTGGCAACTTAGGTTATATTAGGTCCAAATAAGGGATTGTTCACTAAGGTGCTAAGTGCAGTGTTAACTCGCCGCTCCATATTAGCATCAAGCCTACCATAATCAGCAATTGCCTCATTTGTGAATTGGACTTCAAACGTCTCGCTTAACATCAGCCCAACTTTTGAGTCTGCCGGCCTTTTCATCAGCCTCCGCACGTTCTAAACTTTTCACGATCTCTGCGTTACTTGTCAGTTCGTGTGTTGCATCCCAGGCTTCCTTGTCATAAAGATAGGTCATATAATCGATAGCGGCTTTGAGTTTTTTCTTTGGGAGTCGCTTGATTAACATCATAGCTTGCTTCTGCAGTTTCGAATTTTTCATTACAGAACCCCTTAAAGGATAATTTTCTCGGATGTTTGTTAATATGGTATCAGAAGTCTGAAGCGTTGTCAAGTTTGGGGTGCAGTTGGAGAAACCGCACCCACCGTGATTGGAAAAAGTTGAAAAATTACTCACCTGTGTAGAGTTTCCCGAAGTAAGGGCGGTAACCTGCGGGTCCAGGATAGCCGTCCCAGTAATTCGCATCAGCAGGAAAAGTGTCCTCACCCCCACTCCGCAACCATGCCATGAGTGCGGGATCGGTGCCACGGCGCTCGATTTCATCAATAGCAGCGGCGTGCAGTTTAGCGACGACATCGGGATGTTCGCTGGCAACATCGTCCAATCCACCGAGTCGGACGAGTTTGGAGTTTTCAGGTTTCGTGCCAACCTCTAAACTCCATTCACGGTCGAAGATAGTGAAGAGGTTGAGATTCGGGTTCTCTGTGGTGTTCTCCCACCGCTCAATACTTCCACCTGAGAGTGCAAGTTGCCTTTCACCGGCTTCCCCGTTACGCGCTGGGGTTACGATGTCGTGTCCTTCAATGCCGTCAGGACGTGCTTCACCTAAGATATTGAGAATTGTTGGGAAGAAGTCTTGGGGTTGGACGATGACGTTGCTTCTCCCCGTATCTCCCTCGGGCAACCGAATAAAGAGCGGGACGTGCGTCTCCTGCTGACGAACGGGTTGCCCTTTACCGAACCTACCACGTTCACCGACGTTAGTTCCGTGGTCAGCGGTAAAGATGACAGCGGTATTCTTGTCAAGTCCCGTGGATTCAAGGGCATCCAGGAATTGTCCGAAGCAGTGGTCCATCCATGTCGTTTTCGCGGCGTATTGTGCTTTGATGTGCTGTCTCGCTTCATCTGAGAGTTTCGCATTACCCCGTGCCCCGAGGCTGCGCGGATCAACGCGTCCGTCGTAACCTGGACGGGTATCGTATTTTTTCATGAACTCAAGCGGTGCGTCCCAGGGTTCGTGTGGATCGAAGCAGTCTACCCAGAGGAAGAAATTGTCTCGCTTGGCGTTGTCTTTAAGGAATTGCGCTGCGGTGTTGAAGAGTCTTGCGCAGTTCCAATCTTCAGGTTTTTTTCGGTTTCTGTTTGCGCGTGCGTAGCTGCGGAGCATCCCCGATTCAGCGGCTTTGTCGTCAATACAATCAAAGAGGGGTTGACGCGTCCAGTTATCGGGCCATACGACGGTATCCGTGATCCAGTCCCTGTCCACTTCAGCACCTCGAACGAAGGTCCATGCGTGGAAGGGCCAATCGAAGTTATGTCCGCCGTTGACAAGGTGGGGTGTATCGTGAATGAGCTGCGTGGCGTAGCCGTTTTCTGCAAGCGTCCACGGTAGGGTTTGGCGTTCGTGTCGGAGCGGTTTCCACGGATGGATGGGTGCCCCGTATTGTCCAGTGATGACATCAGTGCGGTAGGGAATCGTTGGGAAACTGGCGCAGAAGGCGTAGTCATAAGCTAAGGCTTCCGAGGCGAACCGATCTATGTTGGGGGTTTCTATCCAGTCGTTTCCGTTTGCGCCGATGTAGTCATAGCGGAGTGTATCGATAACAATATAAACGAGATTCATTTTTTTAATTTTCCTTGCGGTTTTTTAATTTTACCTTGCGGTTCGGTCAGGTGGGTCTGATAGATCAAGCACCCCTCCGTAGAGCCGCCTGCGCCGGTGTTGCAGGCTTTTTAATCGTTCCTTGCGGTTCGGTCAGGTGGGTCTGATAGATCAAGCACCTCTCCGTAGAGCCGCCTGCGCCGGTGTTGCAGGCTACCCGTCTCGTTAGAACGGCACAATCTAACAGATTATGCTACAATATAGTTTCCATGTCTCTGAATCTGACAGCTAACTATATTACCATTTCGG encodes:
- a CDS encoding Gfo/Idh/MocA family oxidoreductase, which codes for MPRTYKACLIGCGRMGATIDDEVEGRADSFIWQPFSHAAAAVACERTDLVAVSDVFAEKAEAIRQRYGAERAYTDYQEMIEKEKPDIVCIATRPGPHADMTVFAAENGVRGIYCEKPLCCAMEEADIMVDIVQKHGVKFNYGTQRRYMPIYRKVRELVDAGEIGDVLCSIAQYGAGSALWGLTHAADMLLFLAGDPEVDFVQGAIICKDSDWDGNRLNVDPGIACGYIRYSNGVHGYNTAGTGPEYEVCGTGGKIRIQNNSREIQFRKKDGTFFEEVPFPETSRATGTVMGITDIAEALDEDRETKGPVHLARRSQETLMGMIESHRLGGKHITLPMENRSLYVTRDNW
- a CDS encoding AAA domain-containing protein; translated protein: MNLETQIQQFRETFYKVKAEVQKRIVGQDAIIEGVLFCLLANGHALLEGIPGLGKTQLIHTLSEALNLAYKRIQFTPDMMPSDITGTTLLVEDEHGGRQLEFQQGPIFAQLILADEINRATPRTQSALLEAMQERTVTVGRTSHKLEEPFCVLATQNPLEMEGTYPLPEAQLDRFLFKLLIDFPNEDEIVEILRRTTSGTDITIGKVTDAETLNEMRRLVPQVPIAEHVERHIIRLVRATHPDSEDAPEIVKQYVHLGAGIRSVQAIALTAKINALLDERYNVAFSDIDAVLRPALRHRILLNFEGQGESIEPDAVVTEVCNTITPTP
- a CDS encoding sulfatase, which codes for MNLVYIVIDTLRYDYIGANGNDWIETPNIDRFASEALAYDYAFCASFPTIPYRTDVITGQYGAPIHPWKPLRHERQTLPWTLAENGYATQLIHDTPHLVNGGHNFDWPFHAWTFVRGAEVDRDWITDTVVWPDNWTRQPLFDCIDDKAAESGMLRSYARANRNRKKPEDWNCARLFNTAAQFLKDNAKRDNFFLWVDCFDPHEPWDAPLEFMKKYDTRPGYDGRVDPRSLGARGNAKLSDEARQHIKAQYAAKTTWMDHCFGQFLDALESTGLDKNTAVIFTADHGTNVGERGRFGKGQPVRQQETHVPLFIRLPEGDTGRSNVIVQPQDFFPTILNILGEARPDGIEGHDIVTPARNGEAGERQLALSGGSIERWENTTENPNLNLFTIFDREWSLEVGTKPENSKLVRLGGLDDVASEHPDVVAKLHAAAIDEIERRGTDPALMAWLRSGGEDTFPADANYWDGYPGPAGYRPYFGKLYTGE